The sequence GGCTTCGAAGAGAGTGACGTCACCAGTAAAGGGTCAATATCTAGAAGCTTCCTGGAAAATTctggctggatatttgaccactCTTCGCAAAATTGGTGTTGCTCATTGCCTGTTCTTAAATTTTCTCCCAACTCTGTCCAAGTTTCAACCGTCTAACTTTTTAATAGGAGAGAAGWTGGGAACTTTCAATATTCCCTCACAGATTTGAGTATTTCGTCCAGTTTTATGAATAGCTGTGTGTCTAGCATTGACCATAAGATCAAATtggaattgcaaaaataaatttgcttaatcgAAAAACTCCAATTTTGAAAAGCTCATATTTTTCGACAAAGCCAAAATTTAAGAAAGAGAATTTTAAGAAAGAGAAATAGTAAGCGCATTTTTGTGTAAACTTTTAGCCTCTCAAGTTCTGCCTCCTGTgcctgaaagatttttttttttttcctctctggtTCCTGTGTGTGTAAATTTGACAGCGGCATGGCAGAATGTCCTGGAACAACACTCCATCCAAGCAATGGAAACTAATCCCTGTGCCCACAAAACCTAATGTTTCCTCTCTTTCAAATCCATATTTTAATTCTAGCCTGTAAATGCAGTAAGACAAATAGTCGTATTGCATTTTTACAACACAATAAGACTATTTGTAGGTAATATTCTTGAACAGGTTCTGCACAAGTGGGAGTAGAGAAATAACAACCTTTAGACAGGATAATGAAGTGCAAGTgttgaattttgttttgcaaaacaaccAGTCCTGCTTTTAAGCTAATTATAAtcataaaactatttattttccttgttaATACCGTGTGCCAGGCTGGAAAAAGTAACCGTGGGTTTCTAAAAATGTGCAGTTGTCTTAAAAATGAGCATTTCTCCTGTGCGTCTTTCGTTCTGATGGAGGCAATAAACAAAGTCATGCATGCAAAAAGAAGCTGCActgaaaaagctgcaggaatatgagagaaaaagcaaagacaCRCAGCCTCTGTCTGCTGAATCTGTCATTGTTAATAAATGGGCAGCTGACCAAGCACACatcagaaggagaagaagatgGTAAACAGAGAAAGGCCCTGCTGTTCTTCTTATATAATGCTTTTCCAAGCCTGATCGGAGTCACAGGAAGGACTGATTAGAGGTCAGTTTGGTCACAACATCTCAGAAACTCGAGATAAAATCAAGCATGAGTTATTTTTATACTTCGCTGACTTAGAAAGCTCGTTTTTCTGCTGCGTAGGTCGCTGTCAGgtcgccctctgctggatacTTACAGTAACTACACGTTTTAAATAGTAAGAGactgcattaaaaataacatttgtttccagctctctctctctttctctctcattaTATCCTGCTCCCTCTGAGGGTCAGAGAGGATGTTAatgatgatgttgatgatgaagaagaagaaggggtCCAAAGAGACGCTGGCTTTGTTGGCCCTTTTTCTGGCCTCCGCCAACTGCATCCTGCCTCCGTCCANNNNNNNNNNNNNNNNNNNNNNNNNNNNNNNNNNNNNNNNNNNNNNNNNNNNNNNNNNNNNNNNNNNNNNNNNNNNNNNNNNNNNNNNNNNNNNNNNNNNNNNNNNNNNNNNNNNNNNNNNNNNNNNNNNNNNNNNNNNNNNNNNNNNNNNNNNNNNNNNNNNNNNNNNNNNNNNNNNNNNNNNNNNNNNNNNNNNNNNNNNNNNNNNNNNNNNNNNNNNNNNNNNNNNNNNNNNNNNNNNNNNNNNNNNNNNNNNNNNNNNNNNNNNNNNNNNNNNNNNNNNNNNNNNNNNNNNNNNNNNNNNNNNNNNNNNNNNNNNNNNNNNNNNNNNNNNNNNNNNNNNNNNNNNNNNNNNNNNNNNNNNNNNNNNNNNNNNNNNNNNNNNNNNNNNNNNNNNNNNNNNNNNNNNNNNNNNNNNNNNNNNNNNNNNNNNNNNNNNNNNNNNNNNNNNNNNNNNNNNNNNNNNNNNNNNNNNNNNNNNNNNNNNNNNNNNNNNNNNNNNNNNNNNNNNNNNNNNNNNNNNNNNNNNNNNNNNNNNNNNNNNNNNNNNNNNNNNNNNNNNNNNNNNNNNNNNNNNNNNNNNNNNNNNNNNNNNNNNNNNNNNNNNNNNNNNNNNNNNNNNNNNNNNNNNNNNNNNNNNNNNNNNNNNNNNNNNNNNNNNNNNNNNNNNNNNNNNNNNNNNNNNNNNNNNNNNNNNNNNNNNNNNNNNNNNNNNNNNNNNNNNNNNNNNNNNNNNNNNNNNNNNNNNNNNNNNNNNNNNNNNNNNNNNNNNNNNNNNNNNNNNNNNNNNNNNNNNNNNNNNNNNNNNNNNNNNNNNNNNNNNNNNNNNNNNNNNNNNNNNNNNNNNNNNNNNNNNNNNNNNNNNNNNNNNNNNNNNNNNNNNNNNNNNNNNNNNNNNNNNNNNNNNNNNNNNNNNNNNNNNNNNNNNNNNNNNNNNNNNNNNNNNNNNNNNNNNNNNNNNNNNNNNNNNNNNNNNNNNNNNNNNNNNNNNNNNNNNNNNNNNNNNNNNNNNNNNNNNNNNNNNNNNNNNNNNNNNNNNNNNNNNNNNNNNNNNNNNNNNNNNNNNNNNNNNNNNNNNNNNNNNNNNNNNNNNNNNNNNNNNNNNNNNNNNNNNNNNNNNNNNNNNNNNNNNNNNNNNNNNNNNNNNNNNNNNNNNNNNNNNNNNNNNNNNNNNNNNNNNNNNNNNNNNNNNNNNNNNNNNNNNNNNNNNNNNNNNNNNNNNNNNNNNNNNNNNNNNNNNNNNNNNNNNNNNNNNNNNNNNNNNNNNNNNNNNNNNNNNNNNNNNNNNNNNNNNNNNNNNNNNNNNNNNNNNNNNNNNNNNNNNNNNNNNNNNNNNNNNNNNNNNNNNNNNNNNNNNNNNNNNNNNNNNNNNNNNNNNNNNNNNNNNNNNNNNNNNNNNNNNNNNNNNNNNNNNNNNNNNNNNNNNNNNNNNNNNNNNNNNNNNNNNNNNNNNNNNNNNNNNNNNNNNNNNNNNNNNNNNNNNNNNNNNNNNNNNNNNNNNNNNNNNNNNNNNNNNNNNNNNNNNNNNNNNNNNNNNNNNNNNNNNNNNNNNNNNNNNNNNNNNNNNNNNNNNNNNNNNNNNNNNNNNNNNNNNNNNNNNNNNNNNNNNNNNNNNNNNNNNNNNNNNNNNNNNNNNNNNNNNNNNNNNNNNNNNNNNNNNNNNNNNNNNNNNNNNNNNNNNNNNNNNNNNNNNNNNNNNNNNNNNNNNNNNNNNNNNNNNNNNNNNNNNNNNNNNNNNNNNNNNNNNNNNNNNNNNNNNNNNNNNNNNNNNNNNNNNNNNNNNNNNNNNNNNNNNNNNNNNNNNNNNNNNNNNNNNNNNNNNNNNNNNNNNNNNNNNNNNNNNNNNNNNNNNNNNNNNNNNNNNNNNNNNNNNNNNNNNNNNNNNNNNNNNNNNNNNNNNNNNNNNNNNNNNNNNNNNNNNNNNNNNNNNNNNNNNNNNNNNNNNNNNNNNNNNNNNNNNNNNNNNNNNNNNNNNNNNNNNNNNNNNNNNNNNNNNNNNNNNNNNaacccaagcagagctccagctaCTTTTGTGTGATACTGCATATTTTAGTATTGATCCAATACTAGGTAAACATAAGACTGGTTCTACCAATACCAATCATCAGGCCTCTGGTCTTTAGGCGTTTTTGTGATTTTCCtttcaattattttgttaattgaAAGGAAACAATCACGTTTAGTTTGGGCTGTAGATCTACCCTAACCTGTTCTAGGAAGCATAACAAGTCGCCTTCACTGCAGGAGGCGATTCGTGCAGCTGAGGAGATGGAGGTCAAGCTGgcgaaggaggaggaggtttgCAACGACACCATGAAGACTCTGTGGGAAGAGTGCAAGCCCTGCCTGAAGAAGACCTGCGTTAAATATTACtccagaacctgcagcagcGGATCCGGACTGGTTGGACGTCAGGTTGGACATTTAACAGATAAACACTGTGAGACTGAAACTAGTTGGGTTGGTAGGTTAAAATGTCTGACCCGCTCCTCTGGGCTGTTCAGCTGGAGGATGTGCTGAACAGAACGTCTCCGTTCTCCATCTGGATCAACGGGGAGAGGATCGACTCTCTGGAGCAGGAGGGCCAGCGGCAGAACAAGGAGTTCAGGAACCTGGAAGAAAGATACTCAGAGATGGCAGACGGAGTGGATAACATCTTCTCAGACAGCATGAAGGTGCTTGTTTATGTCACAGAATCACAGACAGGAATACGGATCTCCAATGGCAACATataatttatcaatatttatcaATGTAACGCATCGCCTGATAGAAACTGTCTTACTAGTTTATGGCTTTCTGGAACATGATTCGAGGTCATGTCTGTGccacattaaaaagaaactagttgaacaaaatgttttacagtgtagtacAACGGGGGCATTAGAAAAATAAgtggagtaaatttccaccttCTCCATTTGTGAATAAGTTGAAATCTTGCATATTTGGGAAGAAAAATTGTTAAACATAGAGGAGAAAAATTCCTGCCAGGAACATTttgctaaaattaaaatgatacaACTGAATTTTTTCCACCGAGGCACCTTTTGGAAAAACTTAAAACGTAACTTTTCCCACAAAAACTCGAGAAAATTATGCTGAGTGAAGATTTGATCTTAGCAAgtaattttgtttcttgtgcaaatatcttagcacttttgaaataagataaaactaacttaaaagtaacttttcagcaagattcagaagcttgttttaagtaaataatatgTCCTGctgtaagtaaaataatctgtcgATGGgacaagtaatttttcatcaatattaaaacaattttacttAAAcaagcttttacatttttcagaacGTTACTTGTATCTTaggtttttcttatttcaagtgtactaagatatttgcaccagaaactagacaaaaatactgtctattttgtgtttttgcagtgcaggagAGCTTTGTAATCATGTTAGATGACATGCATTGAAGCCTTGTGTTTCAGTTCACCTGTAACTTTACCTGAAGTTTATCCAATTTGTTAAATTCACAAAAACTTAGCAAGATGTTTATATTactggaaaataattaaaaatgcaactgatgatataaaataatataaaattaactttcatGCTCAAACATAAAAGTCATTCCTTAAGGAGGAACAGCACTGGGAggtttaaaagaagaagaatttaaGTTTCTGCAGGGTTGCCACATTAGAAacattatttctttaaagtttacatttgaaatgaagGAGCTCACCTGTGTTCGTTCCAGGTTGCCGATCACATCAACCCTCCCGTTTTCTTCTTTCCCAATTTCCTGGCTCCGGCCATTCGCCGCGCCAGAAGCATCCACCTGCTTTTCCACGATCCGTTCCACAACTTCCGGAGCTTGTTCTCCCCCATGACGGGAATGGGCAGGAACCTGTTCGGCCCGGTGGACTCCATGATGGACCTGGACTCCGACGCCGCCCCAAACGAAGGTACGTTTTCACACGTTGGTTCTCAGAGGGTCTAGAGATTGTTTTCGATGTGCTTTCCTGTAGGAGggactcaaataaaaaaaggatgcaGACACTGGTattataaactgaaacaaaattgttttgttaatgtagttttattctatttctaCAGTTTTCATGAATTATTACAAAGATATTTAACTAAACCCTTCATTATTTCTTATCTAGCTATTTAGCTGTATTTAAATAGATGATAGCTAAAAAGCTAATAGGTATTAGCTATCAGCTAAATAGTCATTTAGCTATATCTAAATCTAATAGCTATTagttaaaaattagttttagttaaaCAGATAACAGATATATATTTAGCTAGTGGCCAAATAGCTAAATAgctatattataaatattaactGCTTATCTGTACTATGAACATTTTGGtgttaatataatataaaataaatacaggaacaATATTGCCGTTACTGATACTGATATtgatactttttattatttaagtttcATAAATCAACCTTCtaacatttagctgtttttgtggttcttccttttaaaatgtttgaaagaatTTCAACAAAGTTTATGGGTGTCTGTTAATGTTTTAGTTAttgatatttcaaatgtttataaatgggttttattgaTGCATTCttgcacaaccggccctttaagaacattcaggaTCTTAATATGGTccagaatgaaaatgagtttgacaaaGAAGTTTCAAGTTAGAGGTCAGATACATTTTATGGTTTCTTGTCCAAATTTAGTGGAATATTTTACTAATAGTTAATGCAGCGTccagtttttgaaaattatttatatttgttttgatttactCCACTGTCAGCTTCAGAAGTTTATCTAATATGAAAGAAAAGCCAGGTTGCTGTGTTGCTGAGCTTTactgctgacattttaaaatctgcccTGTGTTTGTCGGCTGCAGACGGCAACGTAAACGAGGACGTGATCATCACGAGGCCCTTCGGCAACGGCAAGATGACCTGCAGGGAGATCCGTCGCAACTCGGCCGGCTGCATCAAGTTCCGCAACGAATGCGAGAAATGCAAAGAGATCCAGCATCTGGGTGAGAAAGCgacaaaacttttaatacacATGGAAATAGATCGGAATATCTGCAATAAATAATCAGAACTTAGAGCTGAATATGACTTGTGTTtaagttaaaacacaaaaattaggATTTGCGGTCCTGAGCAGGGCCGGATTTACAAGGAAGTGGGCCCTGGGCTGGAAACCGTTTTGGTGCCCTAcccactaaagaaaaaaaatattacaaatgcaAATTACAATACATTAAAAGGTGGTTATATACATATAAACTGATGAAACTAACTAATAATGGTACACTTAAATTATGTCCTGGGGAGGAATCAAAAAATTTGTGCaaattcataattttcaaatatttcaatgttgtttatattcacaaaaatcccaaaatgcTTTTACAACTCACCTGATATGGGTCTATGACtccttttaataatttatttaactaGGAGAGTTAGTTTTAACAAACTCTTATTTACAATAATGGCTTGGTGGGGAAGAAAATGTTCATAGGAAGATCAAGGTGCACATTAGCAACACTATAGAAATTATAAAACAGTACAAAAGCATAGGataaaattcacattaaaatacCTTTAAAAGTTCCTATGCAGTTTTGTAAAAGAGgaattcagtaaaataaaaaattctgtgGGGTCCGCCCCCAAAAATTGTCGCCCTGGGCCACAGCCCATGTAAGCCTTTCCTTTTctaaaattaatacaaatagaaatctgTTCTCAAAATCAGTACTCCTACAaatttacaataataaacagCAGCTAAAACAGATTTCTCATCTGGTTCTcgttttaaatcagtaaaattcACAAAGGGTTTAATAAAACTCCAATAATTTCCATGGtttttggctgattttttttcccgtttATCCTCTCACAGACTGCTCTGGGAATAGACCCCTGGAGGGCCCGCtgaaggaggagctggaggaggcgCTGGCCATGGCCGAGCGCTTCACGCAGCAGTACAACTCCCTCCTGAAGAGGTTCGAGGAGCGCGTGTTCAACACCTCCTCCCTCCTCGACATGCTCAACAGGCAGTTCGGCTGGGTGTCCTCCCTGGCAAACAACACCAAGGACGGCATCTTCAGCGTGAAGGGGGTATGGAGCTTTCTGATGCTTCATCAAGcaggacaatatggctgaaacaTGCATCACCATATAAGACTTTCATGTCAGCCGACGTTGATAATActttgttaatttttgttttaaatatctaaaatactcCCAAGCTAGTGGCGTAATATTTCCggttttttccagttttcattccatgtttattttaaagcagttatGAGCCACAGTGGCGGAATCTTAAACTGCTGCTCTGCAtgttactcaacaagttgttgctaggtaaccacaagttgtagctaggtaaccaaagttaATTCCACTAACTTTGCTTAGCTAAGCTATGCTGAGAATGCTGCACAaattctggatcagagttcagtgaaattattgaaaatacTATCAGACGTATTACCTACTGAAATTGGTCACATGCCAATAGccatatatattgttattgattgatttgttcAGCCCCATCATTAAAGtagcattcacaccagcctgtTTAGCCCACTTAAGTCAAATTCTAGTTTGTTTGGGACCAGAGAACCCTCCAAAAGCAGGCAGCGGACTacagcgcaaggcattctgggtaaattcaaacaaaacaaatgcattagCCTAatgctagtgggagaaatggctcgtggtcttttgccaaagatgtacaaccgctaaaatcctttttttttttttttttgctttctgcaaagacaaatgttgtgtggatgttttcttctgagatttttgtgtcacttccttgaatagttcttggtgcagcgcctccTACAGGTGAGGAGGGCAACAgaattttctgagtttggatggtttgacacagtgcagctgaaaatttaacaaaggTTGCAATTTTGCTCACCAATTGAACccaatctgctgctgcagcctctgtTAAAAAGAGCCACTACTTCATACGGTCCAACGATGTTATTTAATTCACTGAAAACACCAATGTTAAAACATTGGGTGATTTTAATGATGGAGGAactagaaaaaatataaaaacaattttttttaaaatcacaccaGGCAAAATGAAATGCATCACGAATCCGTCTTTTTCTGCCTGAGTCACTATTTCATTATATTCCCAGTTGATTGATTTCTTCTgcagtaaagataaaaacaagaaaagccaGATATCACCCTTTTCTGTTGGTGCTTCAGGTAATCTCCAAAGGCGACACCGAGGAGAGGCAAGGCGGAAAGACGAAGGATGCCGACACCAAGGTGACCGTGCAACTGTTCGACTCTCCGCCCATGAACGTCACCGTGCGCGGCGACATTCCCTGGACCGACCCGAAGTTCTCCGAGGAGCTGGCTCAGAAAGCGCTGGACCGCTACAAAGCAACCAGCATGTGAGTGGCGTGTCTTTACCAACACGTTGTTTTTtagaaagtaaattaaaatccCCACCTGTGAAATTCTAATTTATCTTCATTTCGTTTTTTCAGTCTCGCTAAATAAGTTTCAGCTGCATTCCTGCCTGGATCTTCGACGAGAAAAACGCTCTGAATCCATGGAAACACACCTGGAAGCTAACGCTCCCAAAGCTAACGCTCCCAAAGCTAACGCTCCGATCCCAAGCTTCCTCTTCCAGTCCTgcttttgcaaaaatgtaaaaaaaaaaaaacaacgtaaaACCTGTAAGGTTTAAACGGTATCATTAGTCCTGC is a genomic window of Poecilia reticulata strain Guanapo linkage group LG21, Guppy_female_1.0+MT, whole genome shotgun sequence containing:
- the clu gene encoding clusterin, translated to LGCRSTLTCSRKHNKSPSLQEAIRAAEEMEVKLAKEEEVCNDTMKTLWEECKPCLKKTCVKYYSRTCSSGSGLVGRQLEDVLNRTSPFSIWINGERIDSLEQEGQRQNKEFRNLEERYSEMADGVDNIFSDSMKVADHINPPVFFFPNFLAPAIRRARSIHLLFHDPFHNFRSLFSPMTGMGRNLFGPVDSMMDLDSDAAPNEDGNVNEDVIITRPFGNGKMTCREIRRNSAGCIKFRNECEKCKEIQHLDCSGNRPLEGPLKEELEEALAMAERFTQQYNSLLKRFEERVFNTSSLLDMLNRQFGWVSSLANNTKDGIFSVKGVISKGDTEERQGGKTKDADTKVTVQLFDSPPMNVTVRGDIPWTDPKFSEELAQKALDRYKATSILAK